One window from the genome of Microbulbifer sp. ALW1 encodes:
- the gcvP gene encoding aminomethyl-transferring glycine dehydrogenase has translation MTQPSLKQLEQHDAFIRRHIGPDAAQTQAMLDTLGVATLDELIEKTVPAAIRKSDDLDLADAVDEQEALAELKALASRNKIFRTFIGMGYHDTITPNVILRNVLENPGWYTAYTPYQPEIAQGRLEGLLNFQQMIMDLTGMELANASMLDEGTAAAEAMAMCKRQVKRNKSNTFFVDADCHPQTIAVVKTRAEHFGFDVLVGNPETDLPEELFGALFQYPGSTGVVRDLTDLIAKVHNANALVTVAADLMSLVALKAPGDMGADVVVGCNQRFGIPMGYGGPHAGFFAFREAYKRSAPGRIIGVSVDSKGKRALRMAMQTREQHIRREKANSNICTSQVLLAVMSAFYAIYHGPEGLKNIAARIQRLTDILAAGLQQLGFELTHESWFDTLTVNVGDKQSAIFDRAIAAEINLRKVGSDALGMSLNETTKLADVSELLAVFADGEHGLDLGKLDSELVAKGPAGVPASLQRTTDFMTHPVFNTHHSETEMLRYLKTLESKDIALNHSMIPLGSCTMKLNATAEMIPVTWPEFGKLHPFAPADQAEGYREMFTQLEAMLAECTGYDAVSLQPNAGSQGEYAGLVAIKKYLEAKGETQRDICLIPASAHGTNPASAMMVSMKVVVVACDNKGNVDITDLKAKIEEHGDRVAALMVTYPSTHGVFEEGIREICELIHNAGGQVYIDGANMNALIGVAAPGKFGGDVSHLNLHKTFCIPHGGGGPGMGPIAVGEHLKPYLAGHPVTEVPGNDPVNGTISAAPWGSASILPISWMYIRMMGKTGMKLATETAILNANYVAKKLSEHYPLLYKGSNGFVAHECLIDLRPLKEASGITEEDIAKRLMDFGFHAPTMSFPVAGTLMIEPTESEAQEELDRFVEAMATIRQEAEDVASGKYTAEDNPLHNAPHTQDDVMTDDWTHPYSREVAGRPAAWLKHHKVWPASNRIDNVYGDRNLICSCPPVESYMD, from the coding sequence ATGACCCAGCCTTCCCTCAAGCAGTTGGAACAGCACGACGCCTTTATCCGCCGCCACATTGGCCCGGATGCCGCGCAGACCCAGGCCATGCTCGACACCCTCGGTGTCGCCACCCTGGACGAACTGATTGAAAAGACCGTCCCCGCCGCCATCCGCAAGTCCGACGACCTGGACCTGGCCGATGCGGTGGACGAACAGGAAGCGCTGGCGGAACTGAAAGCCCTCGCGAGCCGCAACAAGATCTTCCGCACCTTTATTGGTATGGGTTACCACGACACCATCACCCCCAATGTGATCCTGCGTAACGTGCTGGAAAACCCGGGCTGGTATACCGCCTACACCCCCTACCAGCCAGAAATCGCCCAGGGTCGCCTTGAAGGCCTGCTGAACTTCCAGCAGATGATCATGGACCTGACCGGCATGGAACTGGCCAACGCCTCCATGCTGGACGAAGGCACCGCCGCGGCAGAAGCCATGGCCATGTGCAAGCGCCAGGTGAAGCGCAATAAGTCCAACACCTTCTTTGTGGATGCCGACTGCCACCCGCAGACCATCGCGGTGGTGAAAACCCGCGCCGAGCACTTCGGTTTTGACGTTCTCGTCGGCAACCCGGAAACCGACCTGCCGGAAGAGCTGTTCGGTGCCCTGTTCCAGTACCCGGGCTCCACCGGTGTAGTGCGCGACCTCACCGACCTGATCGCCAAGGTACACAACGCGAACGCCCTGGTAACCGTAGCCGCGGACCTGATGAGCCTGGTTGCCCTGAAAGCCCCTGGCGACATGGGCGCAGACGTAGTGGTTGGCTGCAACCAGCGCTTCGGTATCCCGATGGGCTACGGCGGCCCGCACGCCGGTTTCTTCGCCTTCCGCGAAGCCTACAAGCGCTCTGCCCCCGGCCGTATCATCGGTGTTTCCGTCGACAGCAAGGGCAAGCGCGCCCTGCGCATGGCGATGCAGACCCGCGAGCAGCACATCCGCCGCGAGAAGGCCAACTCGAACATCTGTACCTCCCAGGTACTGCTGGCCGTAATGAGCGCCTTCTACGCGATTTACCACGGCCCCGAAGGCCTGAAAAACATCGCCGCGCGCATCCAGCGCCTGACCGATATCCTCGCCGCTGGCCTGCAGCAGCTGGGCTTCGAACTCACCCACGAGAGCTGGTTCGACACCCTGACGGTCAACGTTGGCGACAAGCAGTCGGCCATTTTTGACCGCGCCATCGCCGCCGAAATCAACCTGCGTAAAGTGGGCAGCGATGCGCTGGGCATGAGCCTGAACGAAACCACCAAGCTGGCGGATGTTTCCGAGTTGCTGGCGGTATTCGCCGATGGCGAACACGGCCTGGACCTCGGCAAACTGGACAGCGAACTGGTCGCCAAAGGCCCCGCCGGCGTACCGGCCAGCCTGCAACGCACCACTGACTTCATGACCCACCCGGTATTCAACACGCACCACTCGGAAACCGAGATGCTGCGGTACCTGAAAACCCTGGAGTCCAAGGACATCGCCCTGAACCACAGCATGATTCCGCTGGGTTCCTGCACCATGAAGCTGAACGCCACCGCGGAAATGATCCCGGTGACCTGGCCGGAGTTCGGCAAGCTGCACCCGTTTGCTCCAGCAGACCAGGCCGAAGGCTACCGCGAAATGTTCACCCAGCTGGAAGCCATGCTGGCGGAATGTACTGGTTACGACGCCGTGAGCCTGCAGCCGAACGCCGGCTCCCAGGGCGAATACGCCGGCCTGGTTGCCATCAAGAAATACCTGGAAGCCAAGGGTGAAACCCAGCGCGATATCTGCCTGATCCCGGCCTCTGCCCACGGCACCAACCCCGCTTCTGCGATGATGGTCAGCATGAAGGTGGTTGTGGTTGCCTGCGACAACAAGGGCAATGTCGACATCACCGACCTGAAAGCCAAGATCGAAGAGCATGGCGACCGCGTTGCCGCGTTGATGGTCACCTACCCGTCCACCCACGGTGTGTTCGAGGAAGGTATTCGCGAGATCTGCGAACTTATCCACAACGCCGGTGGCCAGGTGTACATCGATGGCGCCAACATGAACGCCCTGATCGGCGTAGCCGCGCCGGGCAAGTTCGGCGGTGACGTATCCCACCTGAACCTGCACAAGACCTTCTGTATCCCCCACGGTGGCGGCGGCCCCGGCATGGGCCCGATCGCGGTTGGCGAACACCTGAAACCCTACCTCGCCGGCCACCCGGTTACCGAGGTTCCGGGCAACGATCCCGTTAACGGCACCATCTCCGCTGCCCCCTGGGGCTCCGCGAGCATTCTGCCGATCAGCTGGATGTACATTCGCATGATGGGTAAAACCGGCATGAAGCTGGCGACCGAGACGGCGATTCTGAACGCCAACTACGTGGCCAAGAAGCTGAGCGAGCACTACCCGCTGCTGTACAAGGGCAGCAACGGTTTCGTCGCCCACGAGTGTCTGATCGACCTGCGCCCGCTGAAGGAAGCCAGTGGTATCACTGAAGAAGACATTGCCAAGCGCCTGATGGACTTCGGTTTCCACGCGCCCACCATGTCCTTCCCGGTAGCCGGCACCCTGATGATCGAGCCGACCGAATCCGAAGCCCAGGAAGAACTGGATCGCTTCGTGGAGGCCATGGCGACCATCCGTCAGGAAGCGGAAGACGTTGCCAGCGGCAAATACACTGCGGAAGACAACCCGCTGCACAACGCGCCGCACACCCAGGACGACGTCATGACCGACGACTGGACTCACCCCTACAGCCGCGAAGTGGCCGGTCGCCCGGCAGCATGGCTGAAGCACCACAAGGTGTGGCCGGCGTCCAACCGTATTGACAACGTCTACGGCGACCGCAACCTGATCTGCTCCTGCCCGCCGGTTGAGAGCTACATGGACTAA
- a CDS encoding MHYT domain-containing protein → MLGQYSILLLILSYLISVLGSFAALQLVTGISEAIVKRDRRKAILSAGIAMGAGAIWSMHFVGMMALKSDMVMDYDVFKTLLSILVAISACSTGLAIVGSGRFTIDKLLPASVFMGAGVAGMHYMGMEAMLMPARIEYNLNILLISIVIAVVAAFAALWMAFHLHGRWQKFGSALIMGVAVCGMHYTGMAAAKYVPMAEMAQAGFAGALSSEHLSVMTICISVAVVAMALGANHWYRNRPQIPA, encoded by the coding sequence ATGCTTGGCCAATACAGCATTCTATTGCTGATCCTTTCCTACCTTATTTCCGTACTTGGCTCTTTTGCTGCGCTGCAGCTGGTAACCGGAATCTCCGAAGCGATTGTGAAGCGTGATCGGCGCAAGGCGATCCTGTCCGCAGGGATCGCCATGGGGGCCGGCGCAATCTGGTCTATGCATTTTGTGGGCATGATGGCGCTGAAGTCGGACATGGTCATGGATTACGATGTCTTCAAAACGCTACTTTCCATTCTGGTTGCCATATCAGCCTGTAGCACCGGATTGGCGATCGTAGGTAGCGGTCGTTTTACCATCGACAAACTGTTGCCGGCATCGGTGTTCATGGGTGCCGGTGTGGCAGGCATGCACTATATGGGTATGGAAGCCATGCTGATGCCCGCTCGTATCGAGTACAACCTGAATATCCTGCTGATTTCGATCGTGATTGCGGTAGTAGCCGCTTTTGCCGCGTTGTGGATGGCGTTTCACCTGCACGGTCGCTGGCAGAAGTTCGGTAGTGCGTTGATCATGGGGGTGGCGGTATGTGGAATGCATTACACCGGCATGGCAGCAGCAAAGTACGTGCCGATGGCTGAAATGGCACAGGCGGGATTTGCCGGTGCGCTCAGCAGTGAGCACCTGAGTGTGATGACGATCTGTATCAGTGTGGCGGTGGTGGCGATGGCCCTGGGAGCCAATCATTGGTATCGGAACCGCCCCCAGATTCCCGCTTAA
- the purU gene encoding formyltetrahydrofolate deformylase produces the protein MEKKILLTDCPDAKGLIAKITNICYKHQLNITKNDEFVDRAQGRFFMRTALEGNFNDITLLEDLDLALPEGAERKLVASGRKRLVLMVTREAHCLGDILMKCYSGAMDVEIAAVIGNHKDLQPLVEKFDIPFHWLPAEGLERAQHEEQVMQLVDSYAPDYLILAKYMRVLTPQFVAHYKKRIINIHHSFLPAFIGAKPYQQAFERGVKIIGATAHFVTDDLDEGPIIEQDVIHVDHGYSAESMASAGRDVEKQVLSRALQLVLEERVFIHGNRTVVFK, from the coding sequence ATGGAAAAGAAGATACTGCTAACGGACTGCCCCGATGCCAAAGGGCTGATCGCGAAGATCACCAACATCTGCTACAAGCATCAGCTGAACATCACCAAGAACGACGAGTTCGTCGATCGCGCCCAGGGCCGCTTTTTTATGCGCACCGCCCTGGAGGGCAACTTCAACGATATCACCCTGCTGGAAGACCTGGATCTGGCACTACCGGAAGGCGCCGAGCGCAAGCTGGTGGCCAGCGGGCGCAAGCGCCTGGTGCTGATGGTGACCAGGGAGGCGCATTGTCTTGGTGACATCCTGATGAAGTGCTACTCGGGGGCGATGGATGTGGAGATTGCCGCGGTGATCGGCAACCACAAAGACCTGCAGCCTTTGGTCGAGAAGTTTGATATTCCCTTCCACTGGCTGCCTGCAGAGGGGCTGGAGCGGGCGCAGCACGAAGAGCAGGTCATGCAGCTGGTGGACAGCTATGCACCGGACTATCTGATCCTTGCAAAGTATATGCGCGTGCTTACGCCGCAGTTTGTGGCCCATTACAAAAAGCGCATCATCAATATTCACCACTCATTCCTGCCGGCGTTTATCGGTGCCAAACCATACCAGCAGGCATTTGAGCGCGGAGTAAAAATCATCGGCGCGACGGCACACTTTGTTACCGACGACCTTGATGAAGGGCCAATCATCGAACAGGATGTGATTCATGTGGACCACGGCTATTCTGCCGAGTCCATGGCCAGCGCTGGGCGTGATGTGGAAAAGCAAGTGTTGAGTCGCGCGTTGCAGCTGGTACTGGAAGAGCGTGTATTTATTCACGGCAATCGCACGGTTGTTTTTAAATAA
- the pepQ gene encoding Xaa-Pro dipeptidase: MDKQLFSEHLATLRKRYDAILDQCGFETLNVFSGAPSVQFLDDNYYPFRVNPQFKALVPVTDNPHSWVIYRRGQKPKLLFYRPVDFWHYVPPAPQTFWSDEYDIELLAKPDEAKIFLSGENAAFIGETAKLEGWEIGERNPQHLIDRLHWDRAYKTPYEFACLREANRIAVRAHKAAEDAFRAGASEFEINLAYMKAAGQGENQMPYGNIVGLNEHGAILHYTHLSTVQLPESERRSFLIDAGADCNGYAADITRSYAYREGEFADLVAAMHEKEQELVAGLTPGASYVELHRSCHHKIGELLQQFGVIKTSPESAVESGLTSTFMPHGLGHFLGLQVHDVGGHQTGPEGGKTPPPSEYPFLRTTRTIEENQVFTIEPGLYFIESLLADLKESQLADEVNWDKVEKLRPFGGVRIEDNLIVHADRVENMTRDCY; encoded by the coding sequence ATGGACAAGCAACTTTTCAGCGAACACCTGGCCACGCTGCGCAAGCGCTACGATGCGATCCTCGACCAGTGCGGCTTCGAGACCCTGAACGTCTTCAGTGGCGCGCCATCCGTACAGTTTCTGGACGACAACTATTACCCGTTCCGCGTGAACCCCCAGTTCAAAGCCCTGGTGCCAGTCACCGACAACCCCCACAGCTGGGTCATCTACCGCCGCGGACAGAAGCCCAAGCTGCTGTTCTACCGCCCAGTGGACTTCTGGCACTACGTGCCCCCGGCTCCCCAGACCTTCTGGAGCGACGAATACGATATCGAGCTGCTGGCCAAGCCCGACGAAGCCAAGATTTTCCTCAGCGGGGAAAATGCGGCCTTTATCGGTGAAACCGCTAAACTGGAAGGCTGGGAAATTGGCGAGCGTAATCCGCAGCACCTGATCGATCGCCTGCACTGGGATCGCGCCTACAAAACCCCCTACGAATTCGCCTGCCTGCGCGAAGCCAACCGCATCGCCGTGCGCGCGCACAAAGCGGCGGAAGACGCCTTCCGCGCGGGTGCCAGCGAATTTGAAATCAATCTCGCCTACATGAAAGCCGCCGGCCAGGGCGAAAACCAGATGCCCTACGGCAATATCGTTGGCCTGAACGAGCACGGTGCAATCCTGCACTACACCCATTTATCCACAGTGCAACTCCCGGAAAGCGAGCGCCGCAGTTTCCTGATCGACGCCGGCGCTGACTGCAATGGCTACGCCGCGGATATCACCCGCAGCTATGCCTACCGCGAAGGCGAATTCGCGGATCTGGTCGCCGCCATGCACGAGAAAGAACAGGAGCTGGTCGCCGGCCTGACCCCGGGCGCCTCCTACGTGGAACTGCACCGCTCCTGCCACCACAAAATCGGCGAGCTACTGCAACAGTTTGGCGTGATCAAAACATCCCCGGAAAGCGCCGTGGAATCCGGCCTCACCAGTACCTTCATGCCCCACGGCCTCGGCCACTTCCTGGGTCTGCAGGTACACGATGTGGGCGGCCATCAAACCGGTCCGGAAGGTGGCAAAACGCCTCCGCCATCCGAATACCCTTTCCTGCGCACCACGCGCACAATTGAGGAAAACCAGGTATTCACCATCGAGCCGGGCCTCTACTTCATTGAAAGCCTGCTGGCAGACCTGAAAGAGTCTCAACTGGCAGACGAAGTGAACTGGGACAAGGTGGAAAAGCTGCGTCCGTTTGGCGGCGTGCGGATCGAGGACAACCTGATCGTGCATGCGGATCGCGTGGAGAATATGACGCGGGATTGTTACTGA
- the metE gene encoding 5-methyltetrahydropteroyltriglutamate--homocysteine S-methyltransferase, giving the protein MSQTHILGYPRIGAQRELKKAQEAYWKGEIDQKALLAAGSQVRSQNWQAQQGAGLALTTVGDFAWYDQVLNHSLLFGVIPERFTQGAAENKLDQYFRLARGRAPSGEPVAASAMTKWFDTNYHYMVPEFADDQTFTLDAEWLLSEVQEAQQLGHNVKPVVIGPLTYLWLGRGVDDALDLLPKLLPCYQELLIKLADAAAQWVQIDEPILGLDLPAQWRAAFAPVYEALSKASGSKLLLASYFSPLRENLETVFSLPVDGVHIDAVRGLEDLQPALAALQDKQVLSVGVINGRNVWRTDLARWQKTLQPVADKLGDRLWLSASCSLLHSPVDLETETKLADADKQKLAYSRQKLDELNTLQQALKPGAEVLPATAKTESRSEAEVRAELDNTWRAQKYPQRAEVQRERWQLPVLPTTTIGSFPQTDVLRQVRKQFRSHEISQQDYDAHLRAEIAEAIRRQEILGLDVLVHGEAERNDMVEYFGEQLDGFIHTGNGWVQSYGSRCVKPPIIAGDISRPTPMTVQWSEYAQGLSKKPVKGMLTGPVTILNWSFPREDIPRAVSCLQIAKALRDEVLDLEAAGIGIIQIDEPALREGVPLRVSGHDDYFAWAVGCFRYTCSEVQSETQIHTHMCYSNFNAIMEAIVALDADVITIESARSDLRLLQAFSKGEGTGEGGGYPNEIGPGIYDIHSPNVPERQELVNRLYQLLQVIPLEKLWVNPDCGLKTRNWAEVGSALLNMVEATRTVRGEVA; this is encoded by the coding sequence ATGTCTCAAACACATATTCTCGGCTACCCGCGCATTGGCGCGCAGCGCGAGTTGAAAAAGGCTCAGGAAGCTTACTGGAAAGGTGAGATTGATCAGAAAGCACTGCTGGCGGCGGGTTCTCAGGTGCGCAGCCAAAACTGGCAGGCACAGCAGGGCGCGGGACTGGCACTGACTACCGTGGGCGATTTCGCCTGGTACGACCAGGTGCTGAATCACTCCCTGCTGTTTGGCGTAATCCCCGAGCGTTTCACCCAGGGCGCCGCGGAAAACAAGCTGGATCAGTACTTCCGACTGGCCCGTGGCCGCGCGCCCTCCGGAGAACCGGTGGCGGCCAGTGCCATGACGAAATGGTTTGATACCAATTACCACTACATGGTGCCGGAATTCGCCGACGACCAGACGTTTACCCTGGATGCCGAATGGCTGTTGTCGGAAGTACAGGAAGCCCAGCAGCTGGGTCACAACGTCAAACCGGTCGTTATCGGCCCTCTGACGTATCTGTGGCTTGGTCGTGGAGTGGATGACGCCCTCGACCTGTTGCCGAAACTGTTGCCCTGTTACCAAGAGTTGTTGATAAAACTGGCCGATGCCGCCGCCCAGTGGGTGCAGATCGATGAGCCGATTCTCGGCCTGGACCTGCCGGCCCAGTGGCGTGCTGCATTCGCGCCCGTTTACGAAGCCTTGTCCAAAGCTAGCGGTAGTAAGTTACTGCTGGCGAGCTATTTCTCGCCGCTGCGGGAAAACCTGGAAACAGTTTTCAGCCTGCCGGTAGACGGTGTGCATATCGATGCAGTGCGTGGATTGGAAGACCTGCAACCGGCGCTGGCCGCACTGCAAGACAAGCAAGTACTGTCTGTGGGGGTGATCAACGGACGCAATGTATGGCGCACGGATCTGGCCCGTTGGCAGAAAACGCTGCAGCCGGTGGCGGATAAACTTGGCGACCGCCTGTGGCTTTCTGCCAGCTGTTCGCTGTTGCACAGCCCGGTCGACCTGGAAACGGAAACCAAACTGGCCGACGCGGACAAGCAAAAGCTGGCTTACAGTCGCCAGAAACTGGATGAACTGAACACCTTGCAGCAGGCACTGAAACCGGGGGCGGAAGTACTACCGGCCACCGCGAAAACCGAGAGCCGCAGCGAGGCTGAAGTGCGTGCAGAACTGGATAACACCTGGCGCGCGCAAAAGTATCCACAGCGCGCGGAAGTTCAGCGCGAGCGTTGGCAACTGCCGGTACTGCCCACAACAACCATCGGATCCTTCCCGCAGACCGATGTGCTGCGCCAGGTACGCAAGCAGTTCCGCAGCCATGAGATATCCCAGCAGGATTACGATGCGCATTTACGTGCAGAAATTGCCGAAGCCATCCGCCGCCAGGAAATTCTCGGTCTTGACGTACTTGTCCACGGCGAAGCCGAGCGCAACGATATGGTGGAGTATTTTGGCGAGCAGTTGGATGGATTTATCCACACCGGCAACGGCTGGGTGCAGAGCTACGGCTCCCGCTGTGTAAAACCGCCGATTATCGCCGGCGATATTTCTCGCCCGACGCCTATGACCGTGCAGTGGAGCGAATACGCCCAGGGCCTGAGCAAAAAGCCGGTGAAAGGGATGCTTACTGGACCTGTGACTATTCTCAACTGGTCATTTCCTCGCGAGGATATCCCCCGCGCGGTGAGCTGCCTGCAGATTGCCAAGGCGCTGCGGGACGAAGTGCTGGACCTGGAAGCCGCGGGCATCGGCATCATCCAGATCGATGAACCCGCCCTGCGTGAAGGTGTGCCCCTGCGCGTATCCGGCCACGATGATTACTTTGCCTGGGCAGTGGGATGCTTCCGCTACACCTGCAGCGAAGTACAGTCGGAAACCCAGATTCACACCCACATGTGCTACAGCAACTTCAATGCAATCATGGAGGCAATTGTCGCCCTGGATGCGGACGTTATTACCATCGAGTCCGCCCGCTCTGACTTGCGCCTGTTACAGGCCTTTTCTAAAGGGGAAGGGACTGGAGAAGGTGGCGGTTACCCGAATGAAATAGGTCCGGGCATTTATGACATTCACTCGCCGAACGTGCCGGAGCGCCAGGAGCTGGTCAATCGACTGTATCAGCTATTGCAGGTAATTCCGCTGGAAAAACTCTGGGTGAATCCAGACTGCGGCTTGAAGACCCGCAACTGGGCGGAGGTGGGATCGGCGCTGTTGAATATGGTGGAGGCGACCCGTACGGTACGGGGAGAGGTGGCTTGA
- a CDS encoding LysR family transcriptional regulator, with translation MIELRHLRALSILRETGSMVRAAERLHLTQSALSHLFREMEDRHDQALFVRKSRPLRFTSAGLRLLQLADDVLPRVAVAQRDIARLASGQAGRLNIAIECHSCYQWLMPTLDSYRDDWPEVELDLSSGFHFAPLPALVRGDLDLVVTSNPDDALKGIHYEPLFSFEMCLAVSRKHALAEKKWIAPEDLEGEVQITYPVERERLDIFQHFLDPAGIEPDSVRTAELTVMMVQLVVSGRGVCALPNWALHEYLQKGFVSQLRLGKTGLWSTLYAAVREEMLEQAFLQDFFTTARDTCFANLNGIRTA, from the coding sequence ATGATTGAACTGCGACATTTGCGCGCCCTGAGCATCCTGCGGGAAACCGGCAGTATGGTGCGCGCCGCCGAGCGCCTGCACCTGACCCAGTCGGCGCTCTCCCACCTGTTCAGAGAAATGGAAGACCGGCACGACCAGGCCCTGTTTGTACGCAAGTCCCGCCCGCTGCGATTCACCAGCGCCGGCTTGCGGCTGCTACAACTGGCGGATGATGTACTGCCGAGGGTGGCGGTGGCCCAGCGGGATATTGCGCGCTTGGCATCCGGTCAGGCGGGGCGGCTGAATATCGCGATTGAATGCCACAGCTGCTATCAGTGGCTGATGCCCACCCTCGACAGCTATCGGGATGACTGGCCGGAAGTGGAACTGGACCTCTCCAGTGGTTTTCATTTCGCCCCTCTGCCGGCGCTGGTGCGCGGGGATCTGGATCTGGTGGTCACCAGTAACCCGGATGATGCACTGAAAGGTATTCACTATGAGCCACTGTTCAGCTTCGAAATGTGCCTGGCGGTCAGCCGCAAACACGCGCTGGCGGAAAAAAAGTGGATAGCACCGGAAGACCTGGAAGGCGAAGTGCAAATCACCTATCCGGTGGAGCGGGAGCGGCTGGATATTTTCCAGCATTTTCTGGATCCGGCCGGTATAGAACCGGACTCGGTACGCACCGCAGAATTGACGGTGATGATGGTGCAACTGGTGGTCAGTGGGCGCGGTGTCTGTGCACTGCCCAACTGGGCACTGCACGAATATTTACAGAAGGGTTTTGTCAGCCAGTTGCGACTGGGAAAGACAGGCCTGTGGAGTACTCTCTACGCGGCAGTGCGCGAAGAGATGCTGGAACAGGCCTTTTTACAGGACTTTTTCACCACGGCGCGGGATACCTGCTTCGCTAATCTGAATGGTATCCGCACCGCGTGA
- a CDS encoding Fe2+-dependent dioxygenase, with product MLLEIPEILSPQQAAEMKAALLQAEWVDGRVTAGHQSAQAKQNRQLPESSPLARELGELILKALPASGLFMSAALPQRVFPPLFNRYEGGEHFNNHVDNAIRRLPTGGQIRTDLSCTLFLSDPDEYDGGELLIDDTYGVHSVKAPAGSLVLYPSTSLHRVTPVTRGSRVSSFFWIQSLVRDDGQRTLLFDLDMSINRLRQELGDHEAIVAQTGVYHNLLRRWSEP from the coding sequence GTGCTGTTGGAAATCCCCGAAATCCTCAGCCCGCAACAGGCCGCCGAGATGAAGGCGGCCTTGTTGCAGGCGGAGTGGGTGGATGGCCGGGTTACCGCCGGGCACCAGTCTGCGCAGGCCAAGCAGAATCGTCAGTTGCCGGAGAGCTCGCCACTGGCGCGGGAGCTCGGTGAGCTGATCCTGAAGGCCCTGCCGGCCAGTGGACTGTTTATGTCGGCGGCACTGCCGCAGCGGGTATTTCCGCCGCTGTTCAACCGCTATGAGGGCGGGGAGCATTTCAACAACCATGTGGATAACGCCATCAGGCGTTTGCCCACCGGTGGGCAGATCCGTACGGATCTGTCCTGCACCTTGTTTCTTTCCGATCCCGATGAGTATGACGGCGGCGAGCTGCTGATCGACGATACCTACGGTGTGCACAGTGTCAAAGCGCCTGCGGGCTCACTGGTATTGTACCCGTCAACCAGCCTGCACCGGGTCACGCCGGTAACACGCGGCAGCCGCGTCTCTTCATTTTTCTGGATTCAAAGCCTGGTGCGCGACGACGGTCAGCGCACCCTGCTGTTTGATCTGGATATGTCGATTAACCGCCTGCGCCAGGAGCTGGGAGATCACGAGGCGATCGTGGCGCAGACCGGGGTCTATCACAATCTGCTGCGGCGCTGGTCTGAGCCCTGA